A region of Lujinxingia sediminis DNA encodes the following proteins:
- a CDS encoding tetratricopeptide repeat protein — protein sequence MINLPRTTRRALSVAGICLIAMSGCSTSTSQPDAAPVEHELPGPSGAQPDTPSRSEQASQTRRRQPEPAAVAGHVQARIDAAISRVEEGDHATAIDILSGLVEEPEGGYLAAFNLGVLYDRQGDGENAVRRYVQALQLEPDFSPALVNLSRLYIRAGQISEADAVARRMIDARPDNLDHRAAQLEVTIAQGRFEDAVRGARDILRKDERHVEAMFQMARANFRLERYELGRSILTSALKLAPERADLFYLFGVIEWELENTDGAIANFEKAVDLQPFFPEARNNLAVLLHEAGDFPGAISHLQKAVEDFPEFKEAYVNLGNALKGAAKYGEAEAAFNRAIAIDGGFADAHFNLGILYLESEVPGYEEIERYTKAIESFNAYRTASRDRLSESDPVNAYINEANGAIEQARAREEMLRRQQMLQQQQSEPQDGTDTSEEGGDDA from the coding sequence ATGATCAACCTGCCTCGCACCACTCGCCGTGCTCTCAGCGTCGCCGGGATCTGTCTGATCGCCATGAGCGGCTGCTCGACGAGCACGTCTCAACCCGATGCGGCGCCTGTAGAACATGAGCTTCCCGGACCCTCCGGGGCTCAGCCCGATACGCCATCACGCTCCGAGCAGGCATCGCAGACTCGCCGACGGCAGCCTGAGCCGGCAGCAGTCGCCGGACACGTGCAGGCCCGCATCGACGCGGCGATCTCACGCGTCGAAGAGGGGGATCATGCTACAGCGATCGATATCCTCAGCGGACTCGTCGAGGAGCCCGAGGGGGGATACCTCGCCGCTTTCAACCTCGGTGTTCTCTACGATCGCCAGGGTGACGGAGAGAACGCCGTACGTCGCTACGTCCAGGCCCTACAGCTGGAGCCGGACTTCTCCCCCGCATTGGTCAATTTGAGCCGCCTCTACATACGGGCCGGGCAGATCTCGGAGGCCGATGCCGTTGCGCGGCGCATGATAGACGCTCGCCCCGACAACCTTGACCACCGTGCGGCACAGCTTGAGGTCACGATCGCGCAGGGACGCTTCGAAGATGCAGTGCGTGGCGCCCGGGATATTCTGCGTAAAGATGAACGGCACGTGGAGGCGATGTTTCAGATGGCCCGTGCCAATTTCCGCCTGGAGCGCTACGAACTCGGACGATCGATCCTCACAAGTGCGCTGAAACTCGCGCCGGAACGCGCCGACCTATTCTATCTTTTTGGTGTCATTGAATGGGAACTCGAGAACACCGATGGGGCGATTGCAAACTTTGAGAAGGCCGTCGACTTGCAGCCCTTCTTTCCGGAGGCCCGCAACAACCTGGCGGTTTTGCTGCACGAAGCCGGCGATTTTCCGGGAGCGATCTCCCATTTGCAGAAAGCAGTTGAAGACTTCCCTGAGTTCAAAGAGGCCTACGTCAATCTCGGCAACGCGCTGAAAGGTGCAGCGAAGTATGGCGAGGCTGAAGCCGCGTTTAACAGGGCTATCGCAATCGATGGCGGATTCGCCGACGCGCATTTTAACCTGGGGATCCTTTACCTGGAGAGCGAAGTGCCAGGTTATGAAGAGATCGAACGTTATACGAAGGCCATCGAGTCATTTAACGCCTACCGGACTGCATCTCGAGATCGGTTAAGTGAGAGCGATCCCGTCAACGCCTATATTAACGAAGCCAACGGCGCGATCGAGCA